A single Mustela lutreola isolate mMusLut2 chromosome X, mMusLut2.pri, whole genome shotgun sequence DNA region contains:
- the LOC131820958 gene encoding large ribosomal subunit protein uL13m-like yields the protein MESLASLNLIRLENQLQKLQNQFRKLIPLHKPIYHQLSDCGDHVVIMNTRHIAFSGNKWEQKVYSSHTGYPGGFKQVTAAQLHQKDPVAIVKLAIYGMLPKNLHRRTLMQRLHLFPDEDIPEDIRKNLVEELPQPRKVPKRLDEYTQEEIEAFPRLWSPPEDYRL from the coding sequence ATGGAGTCATTAGCATCTTTAAATTTAATCAGATTAGAGAACCAACTCCAGAAACTCCAGAATCAATTTAGAAAACTCATCCCTTTGCATAAACCTATATACCATCAACTGAGTGACTGTGGGGATCATGTGGTCATAATGAACACAAGGCACATTGCATTTTCTGGAAATAAATGGGAACAAAAAGTTTACTCCTCACATACTGGCTATCCAGGGGGATTTAAACAAGTAACAGCTGCTCAGCTACACCAGAAGGATCCAGTAGCAATCGTGAAACTAGCTATTTATGGCATGCTGCCAAAAAACCTTCACAGAAGAACTCTGATGCAGAGATTGCATCTTTTCCCAGATGAGGACATACCAGAAGATATTCGTAAGAATTTAGTAGAAGAGTTGCCTCAACCACGAAAAGTACCCAAACGTCTAGATGAGTacacacaggaagaaatagaggcTTTCCCAAGACTGTGGTCTCCACCTGAAGATTATCGACTCTAG